The following proteins come from a genomic window of Pectobacterium actinidiae:
- the bcsG gene encoding cellulose biosynthesis protein BcsG, giving the protein MDDKSRKQQPHTQQQQNIWRYWRGLGAWNVYFLLKFALLWFGYLNFHPLLNLVFLAFLLFPIPNVTLHRWRHIIAIPLGIGLFYHDTWLPGINSILSQGSQVAGFSTGYLLELFNRFINWQMVGAAAVIIVAYLFFAQWIRITVFTVAALAWLNIVNLAGPAVSLMPAASTASSAAASPAGGDAALPEATLPPTNANLTAYLNQFYTREKARTTTFPTALPQDAQPFDLLIINICSLSWSDLEAVQLENHPLWKKFDILFREFNSATAYSGPASIRLLRASCGQQSHTDLYQPVNQQCYLFSNLVKLGFEEQLMLDHSGVFGNYLREVREEGDIQIPMLSQEGISHQITSFDGEPIYNDLELLNRWLGERGKATTTRNATFFNLIPLHDGNRFVGSNQSADYAPRAKTLFDQLDAFFDELQKSGRKVMVIVVPEHGAALAGDKMQMSGLRDIPSPSITHIPVGVKLFGLQAPHQGDALEITSPSSYLAISELVARLVDGKVFTAPAVDWQTLTNALPQTEAISENENAIVMQYQGKPYIRLNGGDWVPYPQ; this is encoded by the coding sequence ATGGACGACAAATCACGTAAGCAGCAACCGCATACGCAACAACAGCAGAATATCTGGCGCTACTGGCGTGGGCTCGGTGCCTGGAATGTGTATTTCTTGCTGAAATTTGCCCTGTTGTGGTTTGGCTACCTGAATTTTCACCCGCTGCTTAATCTGGTCTTTCTGGCGTTTTTGCTGTTCCCGATCCCCAACGTTACACTGCACCGCTGGCGGCATATTATTGCGATTCCGCTCGGTATCGGGCTTTTTTACCACGATACCTGGCTGCCCGGCATCAACAGTATCCTCAGTCAGGGATCGCAGGTTGCCGGCTTTAGCACAGGCTACTTGTTGGAGCTGTTCAATCGCTTTATTAACTGGCAAATGGTCGGTGCGGCGGCGGTCATTATCGTGGCCTATCTGTTCTTCGCGCAGTGGATTCGTATTACGGTGTTTACTGTGGCGGCGCTGGCGTGGTTAAACATCGTCAATCTGGCGGGGCCTGCTGTGTCGCTGATGCCTGCGGCATCGACGGCTTCCTCCGCAGCAGCGTCTCCAGCGGGGGGAGATGCCGCGTTGCCCGAAGCGACATTACCCCCAACGAACGCGAACCTGACGGCTTATCTGAACCAGTTTTATACGCGAGAAAAAGCGCGAACCACGACGTTCCCTACCGCGTTACCGCAGGATGCACAGCCTTTTGACCTGCTGATTATCAATATCTGTTCGCTGTCGTGGTCGGATCTGGAAGCGGTGCAGTTGGAAAACCATCCGCTGTGGAAGAAGTTCGATATCCTGTTCCGTGAGTTTAACTCTGCCACTGCGTATAGCGGGCCTGCATCCATTCGCTTGCTGCGCGCAAGCTGCGGCCAGCAGTCCCACACCGATTTGTATCAGCCAGTGAACCAGCAATGTTACCTGTTCAGTAATCTGGTGAAGCTGGGCTTTGAAGAGCAACTGATGCTCGACCATTCCGGCGTCTTTGGGAACTACCTGCGTGAGGTGCGTGAAGAGGGAGATATTCAGATCCCGATGCTGTCGCAGGAGGGCATCAGTCACCAGATTACGTCGTTCGACGGCGAGCCAATTTATAACGATCTGGAGCTGTTAAATCGCTGGTTGGGCGAACGGGGTAAAGCGACGACGACGCGTAACGCGACCTTCTTTAACCTGATTCCGCTCCATGACGGTAACCGTTTTGTGGGAAGCAATCAGTCGGCAGACTATGCACCACGCGCGAAAACTCTGTTTGACCAACTGGATGCGTTTTTTGACGAGTTGCAAAAATCCGGCCGTAAAGTCATGGTCATTGTGGTGCCGGAGCACGGCGCGGCGCTGGCTGGGGATAAAATGCAAATGTCCGGGCTGCGCGATATTCCTAGCCCGAGCATCACGCATATTCCTGTCGGTGTGAAACTGTTTGGCCTACAGGCGCCGCATCAGGGTGACGCGCTGGAGATTACGTCTCCGAGCAGCTATCTGGCGATTTCAGAACTGGTGGCTCGACTGGTCGACGGCAAAGTGTTCACCGCGCCTGCTGTCGACTGGCAAACGCTGACGAACGCACTGCCGCAAACGGAAGCGATCTCGGAAAATGAGAACGCTATCGTGATGCAATATCAGGGAAAACCATACATTCGCCTGAACGGCGGAGACTGGGTACCTTATCCGCAATAA